A single Salmo trutta chromosome 14, fSalTru1.1, whole genome shotgun sequence DNA region contains:
- the LOC115207370 gene encoding zinc finger protein 235 has product MTKLQYLNVYLTERLMQAAGEILRVVADTISEYQEEISRTKRENKYLKRQLNTPVLSLAPQPILSCVSEQQSPPEQQYCEQESSPSIGQEDLETTQIKEEQGELGTSQEEEQHQVPESDTKEDSISTPPCVKNDEDRPQPSHLPRTQNVENRVRGSLLTNTTGQIKTEPDGYGVSLSEPTSNSPQSQPVSEVCPDSSRTQSQNTENTESVPIVLRDLERRPEEDTQTQSCTQCGAVFCELSQLEAHMPSHTLPDSGDTSHRQIMCTVCWKSFTSTSYLKVHQRSHTKEKPFHCGVCGKSFSYSGKFREHQRIHTGERPYRCHVCGKRFNQSAHLKAHLRVHTGEKPYSCPVCGKGFSQSGQIKGHLRTHIQGRTQDRLKWQKIVAVSCPTQNEND; this is encoded by the exons ATGACTAAATTACAATATCTGAATGTGTATCTGACTGAGCGTCTCATGCAAGCTGCTGGGGAAATACTAAGAGTTGTCGCAGACACGATCTCCGAGTACCAGGAAGAAATATCccggacaaagagagagaacaaataCCTGAAACGACAACTGAACACACCGGTTCTATCGCTGG CCCCTCAGCCCATACTGTCTTGTGTCTCGGAGCAGCAAAGTCCACCTGAGCAGCAGTACTGTGAGCAGGAGTCAAGCCCCAGTATTGGCCAGGAGGACCTTGAGACcacacagattaaagaggaacaggGTGAACTCGggaccagtcaggaggaagaaCAGCATCAAGTACCGGAGTCTGATACCAAAGAAGACTCCATATCTACTCCTCCCTGTGTGAAAAATGATGAGGACCGACCTCAGCCTTCACATCTTCCCCGAacccaaaatgtggaaaacagaGTGAGGGGGTCTCTACTGACCAACACAACTGGACAGATCAAAACAGAACCTGATGGCTATGGAGTATCACTATCAGAACCAACCAGTAACTCCCCTCAGTCTCAGCCCGTCTCTGAAGTATGTCCAGACTCTTCTAGAACACAAAGTCAGAACACTGAGAACACGGAAAGTGTTCCTATTGTTCTGAGAGATCTAGAAAGGAGACCAGAGGAGGACACCCAGACACAGTCATGTACTCAGTGTGGAGCCGTGTTCTGTGAGCTTTCCCAACTGGAGGCACACATGCCATCCCACACACTACCAGACAGTGGTGACACTAGTCACAGGCAAATCATGTGCACAGTCTGTTGGAAGTCATTCACATCTACCAGTTACCTCAAGGTCCACCAGCGTTCTCACACTAAGGAAAAGCCTTTtcactgtggtgtgtgtggcaAGAGCTTCAGCTACTCAGGGAAGTTCAGGGAACACCAGCGAATTCACACGGGAGAGAGACCTTACCGCTGCCATGTGTGTGGTAAACGCTTCAACCAGTCAGCCCACCTGAAGGCCCACCTGAGGGTACACACGGGGGAGAAACCCTACTCCTGTCCTGTCTGTGGGAAAGGATTCAGTCAGTCTGGACAGATCAAGGGACACCTCAGAACTCACATCCAAGGGAG GACACAAGACAGACTCAAGTGGCAGAAGATTGTTGCAGTCTCTTGTCCCACCCAGAATGAAAATGACTAA